A stretch of DNA from Cannabis sativa cultivar Pink pepper isolate KNU-18-1 chromosome X, ASM2916894v1, whole genome shotgun sequence:
agcctaaataaaattacttatgtcaaattttattttagcaacctagtccatttacttagtaaaaacttaaatgggcttcctatatgcatctaagcccaatagcaaacatataggctcacacaggtcaaatgatttggatgggccctaccatgttactaggtttacacagatgaaagaagtacaaaatttacctgttagaaattatttataagatctattgacaattggactatgattaaaatcagatcattggatctgtcaacaagttaatcatagcaatttagatcaaataaataataggtttgttaaaaaaaatttgaataaacaatataaataaataaacaaacattgtccatgtaacagatgtgaaataagatattaatataattaaattattattcttaaactaaccaaataaattttgaaaatttagggttgttaaaacaaatcttaaaatctcaaaataaaggaaactaattttaaaatatctagatttatttgaatcaaattaaattaaatatcaaataagatcaatgatttgaaaggaaagaatcttcaaaatcactttcaaatcttataatttaataaaataaaccaattttaaaatagatttggttagataattattattttaggaataaaataataaataaataataattaccataattatatgtcaaaatatctcaaattaagcaatattcaaatttctacaaaatatctaagtatttaaattttcaagatatgatttataaatttccaataaggaaaaaaatgatatagatatagaaaaatatcatttttaaacttataatttataaataattaaatatttaacaaaataacaaattttgaatttgaaaatattatggtaagtatatctataaaaatatctatgttaatttcaaatttattaattatttaatttgtcatataagataattttaatataatattttaaataaaaagacaaagttatcttttaatttaaaatatgttaaatatcaaaatttctaatcttataattaaataataaataaatattaaagaagttaacaaatttttaagtctgaccataataggaaatatttaaaattggaaatattccaaaaagaaaatatttaaaattggaaaaatttcaaattgaaaatattttaaaattggaaatatttcaatttagaaatatttaaaagtggaaaaatgaattttgggaaacaatcccatgaaaaaattgaattttggggaaaaatcccacaaaattcgGATTGGGAAAGTGGCTGCCCAGGACAGGCTGCACGTGCAACCCaggaaggctgcacgcagcctggTACGCGCGCGGAGGAGGGGCTCACGCCGAGGATCTTCAGCGCCTGCAGCatgcctgaccgagaaaactcgaTCAGCTGCAGGGTGCATCTAGGCGAGGTGCAGGGTGACACGGGTGtgtcacgcgcgcgcggatgggttGGTGAccgagggtctggtgcgcatgagcaccaccctcGACACCATTGTTTCTCGATTTTTCAAAATTCCtaacttttccaatttttatcggaatcaagttccgtaaaaacaaaaattgcttaatttttcacaaggaattaaaataaaatattctaaaaatagaaaaaatatttttcatggaaaaaggtactgtacaacatatacattcatcaactaacacataaaccacatgaatccatccaaatcaacacaaaaacatatataacattgttttaattcatatttcatgaaagtaaatcattaccatggctctggtgccagttgttggaattatgttaccaggatctagatttactaacaagtatatttgattaacatcctaatatgaattctaaaccaatgaaataaacacatataaagtttaagaaaccttacagtgggtgcagcggaatattatgactccttccattcagatctctagcccttgattcctttatgtagcagagcataatcaagatctgaatctggatcttcttttctccttctttgatgcagattttccatagtcttacatactatgattgaggtaccacttgatgtgtgtgggcactactcattcactcaaaggaattcgaaatttagagagaagaaaagagagagaggggcgtgtggcttttctgaaagaaaccaatgttcaaagttgtgaatttcctgaagccaacactttctatttatagaataccctctaggtttaggttagaattatatggcattaatataatggaaactataaatggtatttcttgtgcatgtggccggccatacaaagggaattgggcctcactttgcaactttcccattttgttattttccattcccattttctcaaaaatgccaattttccaatttaacctttttaaatgtcaattctaattatttaataacttaaaaataattattaaataatattgccatttaatatatttattaatttaggcatataaagtatcttaatcaataaatgaacctagaatctcttttctttacaatttcgccccttgcttagtgaaaattcataaagtagacatagtctaacttttagaattataattgattaattaaaatcaattaactgagtcttacaagcagtatggtctcaactagtatggggaccatgggtctatataaccgagcttccaataagtcgaactgaatttaccaagtaaattccctaacttattaattcctcgttgaatccacacttagaactttgaattgtactctcagtcatatagaacgctctatatgttccatgatatagacacgtcattagttatccattgttataaccctaatgtgatcaatgaccctctaatagatgatctacattaaaaaggcactaagttaccgttacaccttcaatgtattttatccttaaaacacttagctccgtataaatgatatttcagcaaagtgaaatgagatctccaccatttatctctgtttagccaagctcgaaggatatcatcgtttcacttctaaattcctatagaagttatagattccatatttatggtaacgctcccactcaattatactatcatgttcccaaaatgtacgtatcaccctaacccaaaagtaggcttaactaacaaatcaaagaacatgtatagtactcttgagatcgaacctaaccatatcaggattaaggtcatttgatctaggatcaacatgtgatattgaattgaatagatattacggtaagtttttatatatctaatcaaagttcaatatcggtcacttccgatgtatactccatacatccgatactggtaaactttgccaatgtcctggaaaggacataacacttttccaaggtgtaagaatacctatcgctgattataccatgtcagtctaaattcagtgttctgacaaatcagggaataaactttcgaacatataattaagattatattccactgtgctaacaacactataatctttaacaaactcatatgttctggacttaaaaagaattcatacattatatacatataatcatgaaataaatcatgtgaaccatgcaacataaaatgttatttctgatctttattaataaataaatctgattatattgaaatgggttttatttagggcacaaaacccaaaatGAACAACATCATAACCACCTACTCCTAGAGGAAGCACTAGACTTACTTGATGAAAGAAGAGAGGAGTCACAATTACGTAATGCCGCTCACCAGCAACGGGTAAAAAAAGTATTATGGCTCTCGTGTTCGAAATAGAGAGTTTATAATAGGCGACTTGGTGTTAAGAAGGGTGTTCTTAGCAACGCGTGACCCGACGGCTGGGGTCCTTGGACCcaattgggaaggaccgtaTCAGATTGAAGCAGTCTTAAGGCTTGGAGTGTACAAGCTCGCTCGCCTTAATGGGGAGCAAGTGCCGCGAGCATGGAACAGTGAGCACTTGAGGCGATACTACCAGTAGATGGAAGTCCTCCTCATTCGTGTGTCCTCACCTTAGTTTGATGTTTAGCCAAGTTTCCTCttagttaattatttaattatttatttatttatttttcatgtccAAAATCTTTATTAGATTATCATATTCTTAGAAATTCTAtgtattgttattttcaaagcttgaataaaaatatttatttattcaaaagatAGTTACATTGCCAAACCCAAAAACAAGTAACCAATGATAATAATCAAACCTTAGTAACTTGGGGGCATAAGGGTATGGATTTAACTATAGTCGTTTCTAATCCTACaatttccattaaaaaaaatgattttagaAAAGTggtgaatttcttaaaatcacAAACACTTACACTAAAAGTTATAATGGATAGAGAGTGGATTTAATCATATACATGATAAGCACTTAATCTAGAAAAGAGTATTAActccaaaaaaaattagtaagttGAACATGTTCATCAAGAGAGCTTAAAGAGCAAACTCATTTAATTAGTATTTAACTAAGGATAACTTAGAAAATTAGAGTGTGTCAAGTACTTGGATGTAAAGTaaccaagaaaagaaaaacacaaaTTACCCATGCAAGTTGTCTAAAGAGTAATAAAAATAAGGAGCACATGCGCTCAGGATAAATAACACATATGCTAAAACTCTCAAGGAAGAGTATCTTCAGGCGAGTCCATAGAAGTAGCAGCACCAGGAATGTTAGTAGTGGGAGGAAGCGTGGCTTCTCGAAGGAGTCCTGCCTTGCACTTCATAAGCTCCTTATCTCTAGTCTGGGGAAGCATGTGCGAAAGGTCAAGATTTTGGTTATTTTTCCACAACTGATAAAATTAGTCATCAAAGACACGCTTGTATTTCTGACGGTCTTTCGCTGCCCTCTCCTCATGCTTCTGAATAATGTCCTTCAATGCCTTAACCGTTGAATCATATTCTTTAGCGTCCTTCTTTAGTGCCTTCTCTAGCGCCGTATTCTTCTTCGCAAGAGCAAAGTTCTGATCAATGTAATAATTCGCTTGACCCTTTCTCTCCTCCAGCTGTGTTTGCGCATCACTGAGTTCCGTCAGCCtcttatggagaatgtcctcaAGTTCACCTTTGTCATGCTTACACTTTTTATCCGAAAGAGCAGAGAACTTCTTCTGCTCTTCAAGGGCTGCTTCTGCGGTAGCCAACTTCTCTTGTAAATTTGAAGAATTAAGTTGGGAGACCATAAATTGAGTTACACCCTAAAAAATAAGAGATTAGAAAGGGTGTTACCACAATAAAAGGATGTGagatcatatataaaaaaatatatatatatatgagtgtgCACATGAGAAGATAGCCATTATCAATACATTTTGATGAATAGTCTGTCACTAACCCGAAGGATATCTTGGACTCCCCTAGTGACGGTATCACCTTCGTAATTGGACATGTCACGCACTACCTCAACAGTTGCAGTTTTTCGAACAAGGAGGTTGTCGTCAATGTGGTTGTCGCATCCCCAATGGTCACGAGCATACATCTACAAACATAAGTAAGGAGAGCGAGCATACAAGCATGAAATGAGgtaaccaaaaataaataaaaaatgctaAATTAAATTCACTTGATAAAGTATTTAGGctagttaattaaaataaattagataaaaactaattcaattacaaaaattagatgtaaactaaatttgattaaattaaattggaaaaatctaattttgttAAATTGGATTAGAACAAATCTAATTTAAATTAACCAagctaaattaatttaattaaaagaaatattttattttttggcttGTTTTGTATACATcagaattttattttaaaaaatttggaagcattaattttttctatgtattcttggtatatacatatatatatatatatatatatatatatataaaaggagCAATATGTGTGTGTCCATGAGCTCCAACAAAGGAGCCAAATGGCTCCATGAGCTCCCACAAAGGGGTCGAATGGCTCCATGAGCTCCCACAATGGAGCTGAATTGCAAAGGTGGAGCCGATTGGCATGGCTCCATGAGCTCCAACAAAGGAGTCGAATGGCTCCATGAGCTCCCACAAAAGAGCTGGCAAGTGGAGCCAATTGGCACAAGAGGACCCAATTGGCATGGTTTCCTAAGCTCCTCCAATATAGGCAAAGGAGGTGTTTGGTCAAAAAGAGGATCCAATTGGTATGGTTCCCTAAGCTCTTCCAATAAAGACAAATGAGGTATTTGGTCAAAAGGAGACCCAATTGGCATGATTCTCTAttgaaaaaatgtatatatatacaaagggaGGCGTGGggatgtgtatatatgtttatgacATATATACTCATCAATTCCTACCTATTTTAAATTACTCTACCTTTTTGTCTTTACTCCCTAAAACATAAATAGCCACAAACACATTTTTTCctctatttcaaatttttttggaTCAAATTAGGGATTTTAAATGTTCATCACTATCATcatcatatttttcattttttcccaAAAAGTTCATCCAAATCACACCAAATATATAAATCTCTCTCATTTCTAAAATAAAAAGTGGATTAAGATAACCCATAGCCTACATTGCTAAGTTTCATTCATAGATTCTAAAAATTACAAGCCAAATTTCACAACATTAGAAAAAATCAAATATGTAAAAAGAGGGTTTTATGAAAAAATCTAAAGAACACTATGATATTCATACTTTCTATGTATTTTAACATGGGAAATAGAATTAAATAGTGAATGGGTGGGAGTAACTTACTCAATAGTGATGCCCAAACTAAAATCCCCTCCAATAATCTTTAGTTCCCACTTTGAGCATTCCTTTGAAATGGTTCTTGGAGCTATTTGAGAGGATTTTTAGAAGagctattattttttataaagagTGAAGAGTAGAATgggttgtaaaaaaaataaagaacctATTTAAAGGCTATAAgggttaattaattttttttatttcacttCTATTGTTTGTATCCCAAGATGTTTAAATATATTGGTGGTCTTCTACATGTCTACACTAATCAGTACCAGTATATGCGGGTATGGAGTCTAAGAACGCGGGGATTATTTTTTCTACAAGTCCATcataatattataaagttatgaTAAACTTTGGGAGCAAATGTTATCTctcaaaaaatctaaaataattgtGCATGAATTTTTATTCTAGATATGGAGGTCCAACAAAGAGGAGctcattagtaaaaaaaaaacaaagaggaGCTCATTAGCCAAATAGGAGCTCCTTAGCCAAATAGGAGCTCATTAGCCAAAGAGGAGCTCCTTAGCCAAATAGGAGCTCATTAGCCAAGAAGGAGCATATTAGCCAAATAGGAGCTCCTTAGCCAAATATGAGCTCATTAGCCAAGGAGGAGCATATTGGCCAAAGAGGAACTCATTGGCCAAGGAGGAGCTCATTGGCCAAGGAGGAGCACATTGGCCAAAGAGAGGCTCATTGGCTAAGGAGGAGTTCATTGGCCAAGGAGAAGCACATTAGCCAAAGAGGAGCATTTTGGGCGCGCTAAGCTCCCGACTCCGTCATGTGCTAAGGTGCAAAGAGCTCCTCAGCTGCCAAATTATCTCAATGACCTGATGGGCACGAACCGACCCAATTGGCTCCCCTCATGTACCCATGACCATTCGGGTCCACTAAATGCGAGAGACAGGTGCTTTTAGAGCTGTTCCAAAAATATAGTCAAAAAATGATAAGtgaagagatatttattttttaaataattattttaatattattattttgtatcttgAACCTAACCCAACTATAATTACGGGAATGTATCCCTATGTTTAAGGGATTTTAAATCCTATATGAATGTCTATATAAGGGGCGAAATCACTTGTAAAAGGACCCTGAAATTGATACTCACGAGATCATACTCTTGAGCTCCCACTCTCAAATTCTAAAAACTCACTTGAGGAGTGAACTCTTGGAGAACATAACTCTAGAGAACTCTCCTCAAGCATTGAGATCAATAACACTCCAAGTGGACTAGCCTATTACCGCTGAAAGGGGATGAAccactataaaattcttgtgttcaTCTTTGGTGAATTTACTTTTGCAAACCGGTTTACTTTGATTAACTATTGCATGTGTTCATCTTGCTCGttttatgattttcttaaattcgTTAATGAAAAATCgcgttaacaaaaataaaatttaataataatctaatttaagtgtgttatgacaaaaaaatttatattttctgtatctaCTGGTGTTaagaattattttcaaattagttatattaaaaaaaaattgtcaaaaaataaaatttaagattctatttttacaattttgaaaaatacagaaTTCATTTTAGCAAAACATAcgatccaaaataatatttaccctttTTATTATAATGTAAAATAAAGAATGTAGAgcttaaatagaaaaattcttGGGAATTTGTACCATGTAAGGAATAATCAACTATGTGAC
This window harbors:
- the LOC115702505 gene encoding uncharacterized protein LOC115702505; protein product: MYARDHWGCDNHIDDNLLVRKTATVEVVRDMSNYEGDTVTRGVQDILRGVTQFMVSQLNSSNLQEKLATAEAALEEQKKFSALSDKKCKHDKGELEDILHKRLTELSDAQTQLEERKGQANYYIDQNFALAKKNTALEKALKKDAKEYDSTVKALKDIIQKHEERAAKDRQKYKRVFDD